Proteins co-encoded in one Capsicum annuum cultivar UCD-10X-F1 chromosome 9, UCD10Xv1.1, whole genome shotgun sequence genomic window:
- the LOC107842554 gene encoding receptor-like protein 33, which translates to MRVLHFLWLFLIPFCQILSGNEIFLVSSQCLDDQKALLLQLKGSLHYDSTLSNKLARWNQNTSECCKWNGVTCDGSGHVIALELDNETISSGIENSSALFSLQYLEKLNLAYNRFNVGIPVGIDNLTNLKYLNLSNAGFAGQIPMMLSRLTRLVTLDLSTLFPDVIHPLKLENPNLRHFIENSTELRELYLDGVDLSAQRSEWCQSLSSYLPNLTILSVRTSQISGPIDESLSKLQFLSIIHLDQNNLSTSVPEYFANFSNMTTLTLSSCNLQGAFPKRIFQVPVLEILDLSNNKLLGGNILNFPRNGSLRTISLSYTNFSGSLPESISNLRNLSKLDLSNCNFSEPIPSTMANLTNLVHLDFSLNNFTGSVPYLRWSKKLTYLDLSHNGLTGLLSPAHFKGLSELVYINLGNNLLNGILPSYIFELPSLQKLFLYSNQFIGPVNKFLNASSSMLDTIDLSNNLLNGSIPKSIFEVERLKVLSLSSNFFSGTVPLDLIGSLSNLTRLELSYNNLTIETGRSNSTSFTFPQMSVLKLASCRLQHFPDLKNQPRIIQLDLSDNKIKGAIPNWIWGIGEGALTHLNLSFNQLEYLEQPYSVSSNLIVFDLHSNRIKAANNNLTGRIPESICKANYLQVLDLSNNALSGTIPPCLLEYSTTLGVLNLGNNHLNSVIPDSFPIGCALKTLDLSRNFLKRELPKSLVNCELLEVLNVGNNNLIDRFPCMLRSSGNLRVLVMRSNHFYGKLTCDVTRNSWQNLQIIDIASNDFTGVLNAECFSSWRGMMVEDDYVETGRNHIQFQFLAQSNFYYQDTVTITIKGLELELVKILRVFTSIDFSSNRFQGVLPDTVGDLSSLYVLNLSHNALAGPIPRSIGKLQVLESLDLSSNHLSGEIPSELANLTFIASLNLSFNNLSGKIPLSNQLQTFSEDSFEGNRGLCGFPLNGSCKSNASELTPPPSFEDDTYDWQFIFMGVGYGVGAAISIGPLLFYKRGREYCDKHLERLLKLMFPRWGFTYTRYGPGKVVAVEHYEDETPDDSEDDDEGKKEASFGHYCVFCSKLDFHRKEAIHDPKCTCHMSSSPISFPHAPSSSSPLLVIYNKSFDS; encoded by the exons ATGAGAGTTTTACATTTTCTATGGCTTTTCTTGATACCCTTTTGCCAAATATTATCAGGTAATGAGATTTTCTTGGTTTCCTCTCAATGTCTTGATGATCAAAAAGCATTGTTGCTGCAGTTGAAGGGCAGCCTCCATTATGATTCTACTCTGTCAAATAAATTGGCAAGATGGAACCAGAACACAAGTGAATGTTGCAAATGGAATGGGGTTACATGTGATGGCTCTGGTCATGTGATTGCCTTGGAATTGGATAATGAGACAATTTCTAGTGGAATTGAGAATTCAAGTGCACTTTTCAGTCTTCAATATCTTGAGAAGCTAAATTTGGCTTACAACAGGTTCAATGTTGGCATACCAGTTGGTATAGACAACCTCACGAACTTGAAGTACCTGAATTTATCGAATGCTGGTTTTGCTGGACAAATTCCAATGATGTTATCAAGATTAACAAGGCTGGTTACTCTTGATCTCTCAACTCTTTTTCCTGATGTAATCCATCCACTAAAACTTGAGAATCCCAATTTGAGACATTTCATTGAGAACTCAACAGAACTTAGAGAGCTTTATCTTGATGGTGTTGATCTTTCAGCTCAAAGGAGCGAGTGGTGTCAATCTTTATCGTCGTATTTGCCTAACTTGACTATCTTGAGTGTGCGTACTAGTCAAATTTCAGGCCCTATTGATGAATCACTTTCTAAGCTTCAGTTTTTATCTATTATCCATCTTGACCAGAACAATCTCTCTACCTCAGTACCTGAATATTTTGCCAATTTCTCAAACATGACTACCTTGACCCTCAGCTCTTGTAATCTGCAGGGAGCATTTCCTAAAAGAATCTTTCAGGTACCAGTTTTAGAGATTTTGGACTTGTCAAATAACAAGTTGCTTGGTGGTAATATTCTGAATTTTCCTCGAAATGGATCTTTGAGGACGATATCACTAAGCTACACCAATTTTTCTGGTTCATTACCCGAGTCCATTTCCAACCTTCGGAACTTGTCCAAGTTAGACCTCTCCAATTGCAATTTCAGTGAACCAATACCTTCCACAATGGCAAACCTTACGAATCTTGTTCACTTAGATTTCTCCTTGAACAACTTCACTGGTTCTGTCCCATATTTACGATGGTCCAAGAAACTCACCTACTTGGACCTCTCTCATAATGGTTTAACTGGTCTCCTCTCCCCTGCTCATTTCAAAGGACTTTCAGAGCTTGTGTACATAAATTTAGGGAACAACTTACTCAACGGGATTCTTCCTTCTTATATCTTTGAGTTGCCCTCCTTGCAGAAGCTTTTTCTTTATAGCAATCAATTTATTGGACCGGTCAACAAATTCCTGAATGCATCCTCCTCTATGCTGGATACAATTGATTTGAGCAACAACCTTCTGAATGGATCGATTCCCAAGTCCATCTTTGAGGTTGAGAGGCTTAAGGTCCTCTCACTTTCTTCCAACTTCTTTAGTGGGACAGTGCCACTAGATCTCATTGGGAGTCTCAGTAACCTTACAAGACTAGAGCTTTCTTACAATAACTTGACCATTGAAACAGGTAGAAGCAATTCAACCTCTTTCACTTTTCCGCAGATGAGCGTATTGAAACTAGCTTCTTGTCGGTTGCAACATTTTCCTGATCTTAAAAATCAGCCAAGGATAATCCAATTAGACCTTTCTGACAACAAAATAAAGGGAGCAATTCCGAATTGGATTTGGGGAATTGGGGAGGGAGCTCTCACTCACCTGAATCTTTCCTTCAATCAGCTGGAGTACCTGGAACAGCCTTACAGTGTTTCCAGCAATCTTATAGTCTTTGACTTGCATTCCAACCGAATAAAAG CTGCAAATAATAACCTCACTGGAAGAATTCCTGAATCAATATGCAAGGCCAACTATCTTCAAGTTCTTGATTTGTCTAACAATGCCTTGAGTGGAACAATACCACCATGTCTACTGGAATATAGTACAACTCTTGGAGTGCTGAATCTAGGGAACAATCATCTCAATAGTGTTATACCAGATTCATTTCCAATTGGTTGTGCGCTGAAAACTTTAGACCTCAGTAGGAATTTCTTAAAAAGGGAGCTGCCAAAATCTCTTGTCAACTGTGAGCTATTGGAGGTCCTGAATGTTGGAAATAACAACCTTATTGATCGTTTCCCATGCATGTTGAGGAGCTCAGGCAATCTAAGAGTCCTAGTCATGCGTTCCAATCACTTCTATGGAAAACTTACATGTGATGTAACAAGAAATAGCTGGCAGAATCTCCAGATCATAGATATAGCTTCCAATGATTTTACCGGTGTGTTGAATGCGGAATGCTTTTCAAGTTGGAGAGGAATGATGGTTGAAGATGATTACGTGGAGACAGGACGCAATCACATCCAGTTTCAGTTCCTTGCACAAAGTAACTTTTACTATCAGGATACAGTGACAATAACCATCAAAGGGCTGGAGCTGGAGCTTGTGAAAATTCTCAGGGTCTTCACATCTATTGATTTCTCTTCAAATAGATTTCAAGGAGTGCTACCAGATACAGTTGGGGATCTTAGCTCACTTTATGTTCTGAACCTGTCACACAATGCCCTTGCAGGACCAATTCCAAGATCAATCGGGAAGCTACAAGTGCTTGAATCACTAGACTTGTCATCAAACCACCTGTCCGGGGAGATCCCCTCAGAGCTTGCAAATCTCACATTCATAGCATCTTTGAACCTATCGTTCAACAATTTATCTGGTAAAATCCCGCTAAGTAATCAACTTCAAACATTCTCGGAAGATTCCTTTGAAGGAAACAGAGGCCTATGCGGGTTCCCTCTCAATGGAAGTTGCAAAAGTAATGCTTCAGAGTTGACACCACCACCAAGTTTTGAAGATGACACTTATGATTGGCAGTTCATATTTATGGGTGTGGGATATGGAGTAGGAGCAGCAATCTCCATTGGACCTCTGTTGTTTTACAAGCGAGGGCGGGAATACTGTGACAAACACTTGGAGAGATTGCTTAAATTGATGTTTCCAAGATGGGGGTTCACTTACACCAGATATGGCCCTGGGAAGGTTGTGGCAGTGGAACACTATGAAGATGAGACCCCAGATGACAGTGAAGATGACGATGAGGGGAAAAAAGAAGCATCTTTTGGGCATTATTGTGTCTTCTGTAGTAAACTTGATTTTCACAGAAAGGAAGCAATACATGATCCAAAATGCACTTGCCATATGTCATCATCCCCCATTTCTTTTCCTCATGCACCATCCTCTTCTTCACCTTTGTTAGTCATATATAACAAAAGTTTTGATTCTTAA